The sequence CAACACGGGTCTTTTACGGAGAGAGATTTCCCAGAAGAATGCAGACTGTAGAGCCTGATCATTATTATCCGCGATCGCATTGATCTTAAAGACGTAAAACGCGTCGTAGAAGAAGTCTTTCTTACGGAAGAAATTATTTTGGGAGGCCTTATCGTCTTCGGTATGAGTAAATCTTTCCTGAGAAGCAAAGACCTTGATCAGTCTTTCCTTATCTTTTTTAGGAGTTCCCAATCTCTGGAAAATAGGCTCTAAAGATTGTTTTAAGGAAGCAACCAGGTGCCCCCCACTCTTCTTGGTTAAAGATTCTTCGGAAAGGTCTGAAAATAAAAGTGCATAAAAGATCTGAGGAGTGAGTTCCTCTCTTTCGGAAAGAAGTTTGTCGGCAATTACCAAACGTTTTCCGACTCTGGTTTCCAAAAACTTGTCCCCGAAATCCGGATTTTTTCTGCGTTCTTTCTCGAATGCTTCTTTAAATAGAACTTCCAGAAGGGAATTTTGGGCCATTCCTTGGAAAATGAGAGAAGTTCTCCAGGTGCGGAAAATTTTATTATATTCTTCCAACATACGAGAAGAAGAAGCCTTCTCTAATTCGTGAACATTCTTCTTAATAGATTTAGAAGTTCCTCTGTCGATTTTTAGACCGAGAAGTACTGCAAACTTTACCGCGCGCAACATTCTCACAGGATCTTCTCTGAAAGAAATATCGGGATTTCCGATCACTCTCAGTTGTCTGCTTTGGATATCTTCGTATCCACCTACATAATCCACGATAGAATCGTTACGGATATCATAGTATAACGCGTTGATGGTGAAATCTCTTCTGGCGGCGTCTTCTTGCGGAGTTCCGAATTTATTATCCCGTTTGATCAGATAATCCTGATCTTCTACAGGTTTTTCGAAACGATGTTCGGGAAGAGAACGAAAAGTGCTGACCTCGATCACCTTTCCCTTGAAGAGAATATGAACAATTTTAAATCTACGACCGATGATACGGCAATTATTAAAGATTTTCTTAATTTGATTCGGAGTCGCGTTGGTGACCACGTCGAAATCTTTCGGCTTTCGTCCCAAAAGAAGATCCCGCACTCCTCCACCTACAATATAGGCCTTGTATCCGAATTTATGGAGACGGTGGATGATCTTTACCGCATCCTCGTCGATCATTGTCTTACGAATCGGATGCGAATCCCGATAAAATCTCCTTCCCTCCGGATAAATAAGAATGTCGTCGACGGATCCTATTTTTTTCTTGAAGAGATTGGACAGAAATTTCATATGATGGGATAGTTAAGTCCTATAATCCCCGTCGGACCCCTACCTGCAAGTAAAAATCTATGAACAACGAGGCAAAGTTCGAAGACCGTCCCAGAGCCGCAGAAAGGCTGAAGATCAAGTATCTTCGCTTCCGTTCTTCCTGGCTAAAAATCAAAGAAAAAGGGTCTCGTAAAATTTCTTTCCTACTCGTGCCTCATGATCACGAAGCTGTGCTGAATGTGGAGCTTAGCGTTTTTATGGCCGCGTTTTTAGGAGTACTTTCCGTTCTTCTTTTTCTGCTCGCGAGTGCATTCGTGGTCTACATGAACTTTTTTTTCGTACCGAATCGAGAGTTGATCCGAGAGACTGACAATAATGTGGGGTTATTTCTTTATTATAACTCTCTTCTCAAAGACGCTAAGAAAGAAATTTCCGGATTAGAAAAAAAGACGGAACAATTGAACCTGGTCGCTTGGGAAGAAGTTCCCTGGAAAAGAATTCTCACCTTCGATTACGTACCAGAGTTCAGCTTAAAAAAGAATGTTCCTGAATCTTCGACTAACATGGATTTATATTCCGATACTGTAGAAGGTTTCGCGGAAAGAAATATAGAATTATACAAGATCAAACATGCCTTCCAAAATGCATTTGATTACTTGGAAGAAAGAGAGTCTATTCTATATGCGATGCCAAGAGGTCGACCTTTGAAACCTGGAGTAGGATTTGTAACTTCTACTTTCGGAGGAAGGGTGGATCCGTTCGGGTTAGTAGAAATGGGAGAGTTCCACTCAGGTATCGATTTTGCCGCGGGTGAAGGAACTCCTATCTACGCAACTGCCCCAGGCGTGATAGAAGATAATGGACAATCCGCTGGAGGACTCGGAAAAAGTATTCGTATCAATCACTTGAACGGATTTTATACAGTGTATGGACACTGTTCCGTAGTCTTCGTTGAAAAAGGGCAATTAGTAACCAGAGGGCAACATATCGGAAACGTAGGCTCCACAGGAAAAGCCACAGGACCTCACGTACATTATGAGGTTCATATAGGTTATGATCCTCCAATGGACCCTGCAGAATTCGTTAATATGGAATAATTTTTAATCTCTCCGAAACTTTCCCGATTCGGGGAACGAATATAAGGGAAAAAAGATCCAAAGAAGGAACCATGTATAAAGTCATAGATATTCCCGGACTAGTACCATTCGTCCAGAAATACATCAGCAGCGGCTGGGAAGGAATTTCCACATTCAGTATTTTAGTAGTGATCGCCTTTTTGGCGGCTTCTTATTTTTTACCCAAAGAATTAGAAAGAAAACATCTGGATCCAGCTCATGCAGATTGGCTTTTGATCCTAGGGGTTTTCGGAACATTCGTAGGCGCTAAGGTATTTTTTATCTTCGAGATCTGGGACCAAGTATTCGTAGATACCCCTGGCTTTGACGGAAAGTATTTATACCCACTCACCCACTTTGATGGTTTCCCTGGTCGCCCTGGACTTTGGTCCAGTTTATTCTCCGGCAGTGGTTTGGTATTTTACGGAGGATTCCTGTTCGGAATCTTATTTATCAGCTTATACATGATCCAAAACAAATTGGATATAAAAGCTTACTTGGACGCTACAATTCCAAGCATGGCATTGGGTTATGCAATAGGTAGATTAGGATGTTTTGTTTCCGGAGATGGTTGTTACGGATTTGCAACTCATGCAGACATTCCAGTTTTAACATTCACGTATTGGCCAACAAGTGCAGTCCCAAGTGGGGTTCCAGTTTGGAATACTCCAGTTATGGAATCGTTCGTATCTTTTCTATTTTTCATCTACTTCCAAAAATGGGCAAGATTCCAGAACTTCAAAAAATTCAGCCTCGGTGCTCAATATCTGATCCTACATGGACTTGCAAGATTAGGAATAGAATTCTTAAGAGTAAATAAGGCAGTCATCCCATTCATTGACCCTCCGATACAATCCAACATTCCTGGTGCTACCGGAGAAACTACTACCTTCTTAAACGGATATTACTGGCATGGATTTTCTCAATCTCAGTATGTATCGATCGCAATCATATTGGTTGGTATATACTTCTTAGTGAAATGGAAACTCTGGGAGAAGGAACAACCAGTAACGGCTTAAATATCGCAAAAGTTTTCTCACAGAGAGCACCGAGGTCACAGAGAGTTAGTTAAAAAGTATGTAGGAATTCCTACATGAACTAAAGGCCGCCCCCACCCTGCATTGGGATTGGGGGAGTGGCTTGTGGGAACCTCATTCCCCGTATCACAAAATCCATCCTTAGTCAACAAGATCCTTTCTTTCAAATCCGTGTTGGAGTTCCTACATTACCCTTCTCTGTGGGCTCCGTGTCTTTGTGTGAAAATATCTCTGTGGCTCTCGTCCACTCCGCGTCTCACTCTCCGGAGGCGTGGAACTTCTCACCTTTGATGGTGCGGATCATATCCGCCGTATTTAAATAATTCGTAGTTTTAAAAAGGACCTTCCCGTCGGAAGAGAAGATCACAAAGAAAGGAAGACCAATTTTTAATTCAGGAAATCTAGGGTCATTCTCATATATTAGAAAATCCTTATCATCGTCCCTGATTTTTAAAAGGATAGTTTTACCGAGCGCCTGGTTCAAATTTGTATCGGATAAGGTCAGGTCTTCGAAGGCTTTACAATTAGAACACCAATCTGCATAGAAGTCCGCAAATACCAACCGATCTTCATTACGAGCAGTCTCGAATGCAGTTTCGGAAATTCGATGCCATTCAAGATTTCCGTGCTCTTCTACCAGATCCTTTTTGATCCCGCCGGTTCCAACTCCCCAACCTACAAGTCGAATGAGAATTGCGCTAGAACAAATAAGTCCGGTAAGAAGTAGTGCCTTCTTCGTTCTTTCCGTACGCAGAAGAGACTTAGGTTGATACAAATACGCAGCAACCAAAACTCCAAGAGCAGTAGCTAAGATCCCAAGGCTGAGATCGAATGGTACAGACCATAATTGCATTGCCTTATTATAATAAGACCAGGCAAAGTAGAAGACCACAAATCCTAAAACGATCTGTATCCATCTAGTCCACTTACCTCCGCGAGGAAGAGAAAGCCCAAACACTCCTAAAAATAAAAACGGCAATCCAAGTCCGAGTCCGAACAATGCCATCTTAAATGCGGAAACCGCTAAAGAATACACACTGATACTTTGAACTCCTGCAGTTACTTGGATTAAAATGGCAACTACGATCGGTCCAACACAAGGAGAGGACAGGAAACCTGCTCCCATCCCCAAAAGGAAAGTGCCCTTCCAACCTTGGCAACCTCTCCATTCCTTATTAGGAAAAATTGGTAAATACAAAAATCCTAATGAAGCAAGTCCCAATAAAAAGATAAGAGCAGCTAAGAATAGATTGGTTCCTGGATATCTGAGTACAGTGTTAAATGCACCGCCTGAAATCCCAGCCACGAGCCCGAAGCAAAAATACATGAACGCCAATCCGGTATAATATACCAAAGGATGGAATACCTTGTTCGAAGCAGTCTCTCCCCTTGCCTGGATGATTCCTACAGTGATCGGATACAAAGGATAAACACAAGGAAGAAGGCTCGCACAAAGCCCTCCCAATACCAGAAAGATGGCAGAATTAAATCCGAATTCGGAACCGGAGAGCCCGGTTTCCAGCCACTGATTTAAGGAGGAAATCCAGGATTCGGAAACGACCTGGGATTGAGCGTGTAAAGAGCTAGTTAGAAAAAAGAAGAATATTAGAAGGCCGGCACGAGGCGCGAACGCTAAGGAAAGAAGGATCCGAATTTTCTTCATGGAATGGACGATTAGACCCAAATAGGATTTCTCTTTCTCCTAAGATTCATTATCGGACTCCATAACTTTGAAACCAAATTGCGATTTCTAAAAGTATGGTCAATCCTGAATTCCCAGGAGGACACCCTTAGATTTTTGGTCTGTACTTGTTTTGACGAGCGGAAAAGGGGAAAGGATAGAAAAACCCGATCCTTTCCTAAAAAAAGACCGGGCATAAGGTTTAGGACATTTCAGATGGCGAACTGAAGTGTCAGTGAGAAATAGGTACTATTCTTATCGATATTATATTGTTTTTGGTTCTTGATCGCGTCTCCCGCGTAAAGAACCGTAGCTCCTGCCCAGATCGAGAAATAGTCATTGATCTTCTTGATATAGATCAGGTCATATTCCAGCAAAAGTCTGTGTCCAGGTTGCCAATTTTTCAGGAAAGGATTGTTCGCGTAGTTTTCGGTACTTCCAGAAACTGTCTTGTTTGCAAGGAAGTCTCCATTTGCATCGTATCCAGTGCTTCCAGTAACCGCGTTCCTGTTACCGTCATACCATGCATCTTGGACTTTATCCTTTCGAATATCGTAAATTGCGAAAATGAATCTTCCCCAAGTATCATCGTAATATTGGATATGAACGGAAGAAGTTCTTACGTTTGCCCAAAAGGCAGCGTTTGCGATACCGTTTCCTGAGTCGAAATAAGGAAATCCACCGGATCTTGTAGCAAATAAAGGATCCCAGGTTGCGGACTTTCCATCAGTTCTATTCGGGTCACCGGATGCTCTTGCAAATTGGACTCCCAGACGGAAACCTTTATAGTTATACCCTGTTTGAGCTAAGAAGAAGGAAGCGTCATGCTGAACAGTTTCCTTGTAAGCGGCATGTTTGTTCGTTCCGGATCCGATCGTAGTATTCAGAGTATCCCAAGAAGCGTCTATTGTCTGCCCAGTGCTTCCTGTTTGAGCCGCGTATTCTAAACCCCAATCCCAGGATTTTCCTGCAGGAAGGCTTCTTCCAGACGCAGTTCTGTTGCTCAAACGAACTCCAGTTGTGAATAGATTGTCTCTACCGTTCGTTCTTTCATTCGGATCTACGAGTAAGCCGGTGGCAGTAGTAGTATTATACTTTTTGATCACACCGATCTCGTATATATCAACCACTAACTCTTCGGAAGGTTTCCAAGTATTGTATAAGAAGGCGAGATATGTATCATTGAGGGCTTTTGCTCCACCAACTTTTTGATTATTCGCAGTCACAAATCCGTTTGGACCATTACTCTCTTCTGCAAGAACAGTATAACCTGCATGAGTGGACCAAGTTTTGGTATCGAATGCGACTCTAACCCCGTCGAAAGAGTTACCGATCTGGCTATCATTACGAGCACCAATGATCCTGGAATCTCCGTATGAGAAAACCTGACGTCCTAAATACAATTTTGTATAAGGAAGAAAATCTTTCCAGATCACATACGCTTCTCGGACATCCGTATTATTTTTTACCGGGATTTGGCTTCCGGGTGCGTATGCGGTCCCTATAGAGTTCGTAAAAGATGTAGGTCCATATCCCGTTCCGCTTGGATCCTTGTATTGTCCATATAGACGAGTATCTTGGATGGTCAATTTTACGGCGAAGGATTCATTGATATCCAAAAGTGTCCAGAATTGGCTGTTTTGGGTAACGTAGTTTTTGGAATCACTTGTGGATCTATCAAAATCTTGGTTATTAAAGTTTTCAAATCTAGGACGGATCTGTAAACCGAAACGAAGGTTATCAGTAATCCAAAGATTGGAACTTTTTTTAACGGAATCTTGGTGTTCCGGAGTTAAAAGTAAAGTACCAAGTAATTCCCCATCTAACTTACCTTTCCAAGGGCTTTTATAAGGAGCAGCAGGAGTTTTATCTTTTTCCTTCGCATCCCCAGCAGGAGCAGAAGTGATTGCTGGAGTTTGGGTCGCCGGAGCAGAAGTTTTTTCTTCCGCGGCAGCCGGTTTCGCAGGTGTTGTATCTGCCTGAGTCAGCGTCTCTTGTTTTGGGGGCTCTACTCCTTGGGCCCAAACTGTCCCTAATCCTAAAAGCCCGAAGGACAAAAAGAGTCGGACTGGCAAGAGTGAATATTTTTTGTTCCGACTCGGTCGGTTCGTAACTGTATTTTTTAACATATGGGGAGTCCCTTATTTTGGATTAAAATCCAATATAGCGGATATAAATCAGAGTTTAACAGATTTTGTAAACAATTTATTTGATATTTTTCCAGTTTTTTTGACCTTTAGTCGCTTTTTTGTCCAATAATTGTTTATTAATTCTGACAAATCGGCATCTTCTCTGTTAAAGTAGAATTTTCCGAAACTTCTTTTACAATCCAGGATTGCACCAAAAGACCGATATAATAAGATAGAATGCAGAGAAGAACAAGACACATAACGCGAGTCTGGCTACTAATTTTTCTGCTATTCTCCCCTATATTACAAGAATTGAATCCGATCCCTGTATCCATCAGCACGGAACCGGATCTGGACTATAATTACGAATACGAGAAAAATGGTGTATATACTAAGTTCTCGGACTGGGTTCCTTACAAACTCCATAAATGGGAGCCAAAGTTTTTAGAAGATTATTACGAGATGTATGGACTCAAACTTCATTATAAAGAGAATGAGCTAAGAAGAAATATATTCTTTCTAAAAGCCGGTTTACAAAAACGATTTCGCCATCCTAGGAACGCACTTTGTAGGGTAACGAACGAAGAAGAATACCATAAATATAGACTCCTTATCTTCATGCATATGAATCTGCAGATCATGAGATCCTATATGAGGATCGCTTCTCAATTTGATAAGAGACATTTATATTTTTATAATTTAGATTTTGCCCACGAGCTAAAACAATCTTTCGAGGTCGCTGATTCATTCTATAAAGAAGCAATTCCTTATTGGGAAGCTTCCAGAAAATATGCAGACCAAGCTTCGGAAATTGATTACGATCTAGATTTAGGAACTATTGAAACAGAAAGATACGAGATCATCACAGGTAAGTTGGACTTTGGGCAGATCATTTCTGATCATAGAGAAAGGCTGACTAAAAAAAGGGAAACCGTTGGCGCTTATTTGGCAAAATATCCAGAAGCGGATAAGTCAAACTTAGATCAAATCCCATAAAAAAACCCCGAGGATAACTCGGGGTTTTTTAATCCATACTGAATTCTTACAATTAGCAAGAATAAGTAGTAAGGAATTCGAACGGGTGAGGACGTCCTTCCCAAGGCCAAATTTCGGTTTCGAATTTGTATGCTTTGTAGGTTTGGATGAACTCTTCGGTAAATACATTTCCTTTTTTGAAAATTTCTTTACCTGCCAACATATGCTCCACTGCTTCTCTAAGAGTGTGAGGCATTTGTTGGATTCCCTTCTCACGGATTTCATCCAGAGAAAGTTCGAACAAGTCTTCTTCCCGAGGTGGTCCCGGATCGATCTTGTTCTGGATCCCGTCAAGTCCTGCCATAAGCAATGCAGCAAATGCAAGATAAGGGTTCGCAGAAGAATCTGGGAAGCGGAACTCAACACGTTTCGCTTTTTCTCCGCTTACGAACGGAATTCTCGCGCAAGCGGAACGGTTCTGAGCAGAGTAAGCTAAGATCGCAGGAGCTTCGAATCCTGGAAGAAGTCTCTTATAAGAGTTAGTAGAAGCGTTAGTGAAAGCAGCTACGGTTTTTCCGTGCTTCAATACACCACCAGTATAGTTAAGAGCAAGCTCGCTCAAACCTTGGTATCCGTTTCCTGCAAATAGGTTTTTACCGTCTTTCCAAATAGATTGGTGGCAGTGCATACCATTACCGTTGTCTCCATAAAGAGGTTTAGGCATGAAGGTTGCGGTCTTTCCCCATTTATGAGCTACGTTCTTAACAACATATTTCAGTTTTTGAACGTTATCAGCTGCTTCAATAAGAGTTCCGAATTTAACTCCGATCTCTCCTTGAGCCTGAGCAACCTCGTGGTGGACCACGAAAGTTTCCATTCCGATCTTATGAAGAGTTTTAACGATATCTGCACGAAGATCCACTTGTGAATCCACAGGAGCTACTGGGAAGTAACCACCTTTGGTTCCAGGACGGTGTCCTGTGTTGATGGAACCAGGCATATCAGTGTGTGAATTCCAAATACCTTCGGAAGATTCTAATTCGTAGTATTGGATATTGATCGCGTCTCTTACTTTCAAACCGTCGAAAAGGAAAAATTCGTTTTCTGGTCCGAAGTAAACAGTGTCACCGATTCCGGTATCTTTCAGATATTTCACCGCGTTTTTAGCGATGGAGCGAGGGCATTTCTCGTAAGCTTGGTTCTTATAGATATCCCAAACATCGCAGAATACTACGAGAGTAGGATCTGCAGTGAACGGATCCAAAAAGATGGAAGTCGGGTCAGGGATCAACTGCATGTCCGATTTGTGGATCGGCTGCCAAGCAGGGATGGAAGAACCGTCGAAAGGAAGTCCTTTAAGAGTAGTTTCGTCTACGGAATCTACGTGGTAAGAAACGTGGTGCCAAGCTCCTTTAATGTCCGTAAATCGGAAATCGTAGAAAAGAACCTTGTTCGCTTTTGCGAAAGCGATCACTTCTGCGGCATTTTTCGCCATTGATACTTATCTCCTATATGTTTGTACTAGGGGTCTCTAATTCGCACGCAAAGAGCGTGTCCTGCTTATGTTTATGCAAAAGATGTGCCAAATCCTAATACCCATCCTGCAAGTATCTTCCCTCCCCATAAAAAAAGGAGGAGCCCCTTGAAAAGCAGTCCATGCTCAGGCTAAAAATCCTTGAACCTGAGGCAATCAGTAAAAAACTCCGATTGAATGGATTCGATAGAATTTTCAGAACCAAGGTTTTGGATCTATCTGTCCTGTGCCTTGCGCTAGTTTGGTACACTACGCTCAAAATATAATCATGGGAGAAACCATGCAGATCCTTGCCAAATGGCCTAGTCCATCCGAACTTTCTTTTTCAGGCCAGGGAGATTCCGAAGTAGGAATTCCAAACACTAAAGAATATTTTCAATCCGTATTGGCATGGGCAAAGGAGAATGGAGCAGAAGAATACTTTTTAGTTCCCTTAGAAAAATGGGTCCCTTCTTCGGAGTTACTCTCCACCCTTCCCTCTTATCCTGTCCCAACCCAAGTGGAAATTTCGGATTCAGTTACCTTCTCCTATTTAATCCCTCCAGTAT is a genomic window of Leptospira neocaledonica containing:
- the glnA gene encoding type I glutamate--ammonia ligase → MAKNAAEVIAFAKANKVLFYDFRFTDIKGAWHHVSYHVDSVDETTLKGLPFDGSSIPAWQPIHKSDMQLIPDPTSIFLDPFTADPTLVVFCDVWDIYKNQAYEKCPRSIAKNAVKYLKDTGIGDTVYFGPENEFFLFDGLKVRDAINIQYYELESSEGIWNSHTDMPGSINTGHRPGTKGGYFPVAPVDSQVDLRADIVKTLHKIGMETFVVHHEVAQAQGEIGVKFGTLIEAADNVQKLKYVVKNVAHKWGKTATFMPKPLYGDNGNGMHCHQSIWKDGKNLFAGNGYQGLSELALNYTGGVLKHGKTVAAFTNASTNSYKRLLPGFEAPAILAYSAQNRSACARIPFVSGEKAKRVEFRFPDSSANPYLAFAALLMAGLDGIQNKIDPGPPREEDLFELSLDEIREKGIQQMPHTLREAVEHMLAGKEIFKKGNVFTEEFIQTYKAYKFETEIWPWEGRPHPFEFLTTYSC
- a CDS encoding M23 family metallopeptidase produces the protein MNNEAKFEDRPRAAERLKIKYLRFRSSWLKIKEKGSRKISFLLVPHDHEAVLNVELSVFMAAFLGVLSVLLFLLASAFVVYMNFFFVPNRELIRETDNNVGLFLYYNSLLKDAKKEISGLEKKTEQLNLVAWEEVPWKRILTFDYVPEFSLKKNVPESSTNMDLYSDTVEGFAERNIELYKIKHAFQNAFDYLEERESILYAMPRGRPLKPGVGFVTSTFGGRVDPFGLVEMGEFHSGIDFAAGEGTPIYATAPGVIEDNGQSAGGLGKSIRINHLNGFYTVYGHCSVVFVEKGQLVTRGQHIGNVGSTGKATGPHVHYEVHIGYDPPMDPAEFVNME
- a CDS encoding cytochrome c biogenesis protein CcdA gives rise to the protein MKKIRILLSLAFAPRAGLLIFFFFLTSSLHAQSQVVSESWISSLNQWLETGLSGSEFGFNSAIFLVLGGLCASLLPCVYPLYPITVGIIQARGETASNKVFHPLVYYTGLAFMYFCFGLVAGISGGAFNTVLRYPGTNLFLAALIFLLGLASLGFLYLPIFPNKEWRGCQGWKGTFLLGMGAGFLSSPCVGPIVVAILIQVTAGVQSISVYSLAVSAFKMALFGLGLGLPFLFLGVFGLSLPRGGKWTRWIQIVLGFVVFYFAWSYYNKAMQLWSVPFDLSLGILATALGVLVAAYLYQPKSLLRTERTKKALLLTGLICSSAILIRLVGWGVGTGGIKKDLVEEHGNLEWHRISETAFETARNEDRLVFADFYADWCSNCKAFEDLTLSDTNLNQALGKTILLKIRDDDKDFLIYENDPRFPELKIGLPFFVIFSSDGKVLFKTTNYLNTADMIRTIKGEKFHASGE
- the pcnB gene encoding polynucleotide adenylyltransferase PcnB yields the protein MKFLSNLFKKKIGSVDDILIYPEGRRFYRDSHPIRKTMIDEDAVKIIHRLHKFGYKAYIVGGGVRDLLLGRKPKDFDVVTNATPNQIKKIFNNCRIIGRRFKIVHILFKGKVIEVSTFRSLPEHRFEKPVEDQDYLIKRDNKFGTPQEDAARRDFTINALYYDIRNDSIVDYVGGYEDIQSRQLRVIGNPDISFREDPVRMLRAVKFAVLLGLKIDRGTSKSIKKNVHELEKASSSRMLEEYNKIFRTWRTSLIFQGMAQNSLLEVLFKEAFEKERRKNPDFGDKFLETRVGKRLVIADKLLSEREELTPQIFYALLFSDLSEESLTKKSGGHLVASLKQSLEPIFQRLGTPKKDKERLIKVFASQERFTHTEDDKASQNNFFRKKDFFYDAFYVFKINAIADNNDQALQSAFFWEISLRKRPVLPNSIGGGGGRKESSERERPNRNRKEKGSGGGRFKDRNRKGRPNGEGSKQAPEASSQDSDESED
- a CDS encoding alginate export family protein; protein product: MLKNTVTNRPSRNKKYSLLPVRLFLSFGLLGLGTVWAQGVEPPKQETLTQADTTPAKPAAAEEKTSAPATQTPAITSAPAGDAKEKDKTPAAPYKSPWKGKLDGELLGTLLLTPEHQDSVKKSSNLWITDNLRFGLQIRPRFENFNNQDFDRSTSDSKNYVTQNSQFWTLLDINESFAVKLTIQDTRLYGQYKDPSGTGYGPTSFTNSIGTAYAPGSQIPVKNNTDVREAYVIWKDFLPYTKLYLGRQVFSYGDSRIIGARNDSQIGNSFDGVRVAFDTKTWSTHAGYTVLAEESNGPNGFVTANNQKVGGAKALNDTYLAFLYNTWKPSEELVVDIYEIGVIKKYNTTTATGLLVDPNERTNGRDNLFTTGVRLSNRTASGRSLPAGKSWDWGLEYAAQTGSTGQTIDASWDTLNTTIGSGTNKHAAYKETVQHDASFFLAQTGYNYKGFRLGVQFARASGDPNRTDGKSATWDPLFATRSGGFPYFDSGNGIANAAFWANVRTSSVHIQYYDDTWGRFIFAIYDIRKDKVQDAWYDGNRNAVTGSTGYDANGDFLANKTVSGSTENYANNPFLKNWQPGHRLLLEYDLIYIKKINDYFSIWAGATVLYAGDAIKNQKQYNIDKNSTYFSLTLQFAI
- a CDS encoding prolipoprotein diacylglyceryl transferase, whose protein sequence is MYKVIDIPGLVPFVQKYISSGWEGISTFSILVVIAFLAASYFLPKELERKHLDPAHADWLLILGVFGTFVGAKVFFIFEIWDQVFVDTPGFDGKYLYPLTHFDGFPGRPGLWSSLFSGSGLVFYGGFLFGILFISLYMIQNKLDIKAYLDATIPSMALGYAIGRLGCFVSGDGCYGFATHADIPVLTFTYWPTSAVPSGVPVWNTPVMESFVSFLFFIYFQKWARFQNFKKFSLGAQYLILHGLARLGIEFLRVNKAVIPFIDPPIQSNIPGATGETTTFLNGYYWHGFSQSQYVSIAIILVGIYFLVKWKLWEKEQPVTA